Genomic DNA from Candidatus Eisenbacteria bacterium:
GTCACGTTGCCCGCGGTCGCGGCCATCGGATTGAAGTTGCGAGCGGACATTCGGTAGACGAGATTTCCGGTGCGGTCTCCCTTCCACGCCTTCACGAAGGCGAAGTCGCCCCGGATCGGCATCTCGAGGATGTACTCGCGTCCGTTCATCACGCGGCTCTCCTTCCCTTCGGCGACCAGGGTCCCGGCGCCCGTCGGGGTGAAGAAGCCGCCGATGCCCGCGCCGCCGGCGCGGATGCGCTCGGCGAGGGTTCCCTGCGGGCAAAGCTCCACCTCCAGCTCGCCGGAGAGGAACTGCCGCTCGAAGGTCTGGTTCTCGCCGACGTAGCTCGAGATCATCTTCCGGATCTGGCGCGTCTGGAGGAGGAGCCCGAGCCCCCAGTCGTCCACGCCGGCGTTGTTCGAGACGCAGGTGAGATCCTTCACGCCGGTTTCCCGGAGCGCCAGGATCAGGTTCTCCGGAATGCCGGAGAGCCCGAATCCCCCGAGCACGATCGTGACGCCGTCGCGCATCCCGGCCTTCTGGAGTGCCTCGGCCGCGTTCTGGACGACCTTGTTCATTGCCGGTCCCCCGCGCGCATGGGTTACCCCTTCGTCCCCGCGACGGCCTTGCCGCCGCGCTTCGCTTCGACCGCGCCGCGGATGTACTCGACGATCGCGCCGGTCGACGTGCCGGGTCCGAAGAGCTCGCCCACGCCCTGGGACTTCAGCGCCGCCATGTCCTCCTTCGAGATGATCCCGCCGCCCGTCAGGAGCACGTCGCCGATCCCCGCGGCGCGCATCAGCTCGAGCACTCGCGGGAAGAGCGTCATGTGCGCCCCGGACAGGATCGAGAGCGCCACCGCGTCCACGTCCTCCTGGACCGCGGCCTGCACGATCATCTCGGGCGTCTGGTGGAGCCCCGTGTAGATCACCTCGAATCCGGCGTCGCGCATGGCGCTCGCGACGACCTTCGCCCCGCGGTCATGGCCGTCCAGCCCCGCCTTCGCCACCAGCACCCGGATCTTCGCCACCGTCGTCGCCTCCTCGTTCCTAGAAGACCGCGGGCTCGCGGTAGACGCCGTACGCCTCGCGGAACACGTCGCTGATCTCGCCCAGGGTGGCGTTCGCGCGCACCGCGTCGAGCACGAACGGGACGAGATTCTGGTTGCTCATGCAGGCGTCCCGGAGCGCGCCGATCGCCGCCGCGTGCTTCGCCGCGTCGCGCTTCGCGCGCACCGAACGGACGCGCTCGATCTGGCGCCGCTCGATCTCGGGATCGATCTGGAGGACCGGGATCGTGATCTCCTCCTCGGTCTGGAAGCGGTTCACGCCCACGATCACGCGCTCGCCGCGCTCGACCTGCTGCTGGAACTTGTACGCGGAGTCCGCGATCTCCTTCTGCGGATAGCCGCGCTCCACCGCGGTGATGATGCCGCCCATCTCGTCGATCCGGCGGATGTAGGCCATCGCCTCCTTCTCGACGCGATCCGTGAGCGCCTCGACGAAGTAGGAGCCGCCGAGCGGATCGGGCGTGTCCACGACGCCCGACTCGTACGCGATGATCTGCTGGGTGCGGAGCGCCACGGTCGCGGCTTCTTCCGTCGGAAGCGCGAGCGTCTCGTCCATGGAGTTCGTGTGGAGGGACTGCGTGCCGCCGAGCACCGCCGCGAGCGCCTGGATCGCGACCCGCGCCACGTTGTTCAAGGGCTGCTGCGCCGTGAGGGAGACGCCCGCCGTCTGCGCGTGCGTGCGGAGCTGCCAGCTACGAGGATTCTTCGCGCCGAAGCGGTCCTTCATGAGATGAGCCCAGATGCGCCGCCCCGCGCGGAACTTCGCGATCTCCTCGAAGAAGTCGTTGTGAACGTCCCAGAAGAAGCTGAGCCGCGGCGCGAAGTCGTCGACGTCCATGCCGCGCTTCACGCACTCCTCGACGTAGCCGATCCCGTCCGCGATCGTGAACGCCAGCTCCTGGACCCCCGTCGCGCCGGCCTCGCGGATGTGGTAGCCGCTGATCGAGATCGAGTTCCACTTGGGCATGTGCTTCGCGCACCACTCGATCATGTCGACGCAGATCTTCACCGAGGGCCGCGGCGGGCAGATCCACTCCTTCTGCGCGATGAACTCCTTCAGCATGTCCGCCTGGATCGTGCCGCCCAGCTTGTCGGGTGTGATGCCGCGCTTCTCGGCGACCGCGATGTACATCGCGAGGAGCACGACCGCGGGCGCGTTGATCGTCATCGAGGTCGTGACCTGGTCGAGCGGGATGCCCTGGAACAGGATCTCCATGTCCTCGAGCGTCGAGACCGCGACCCCCTCGCGCCCGACCTCTCCGAGCGACATGGGGTGGTCCGGGTCGTAGCCCATCAGGGTCGGCATGTCGAACGCCGTCGAGAGGCCGGTCATGCCGTGGCCGAGGAGGTAATGGAAGCGCTCGTTCGTGTGCTCGGCGCTGCCGTAGCCCGCGAACTGGCGCATGGTCCAGAGGCGCGTGCGGTACATCCCCGGATGGAGCCCGCGCGTGTAGGGGAACTCGCCGGGGTTCGCGTTCTTCGCGTCGAGATCCGCCGGAAGATCGGCCTCGGTGTAGAGCGTCTTCACCGGGATGTTGGAAAGGGTCTCGAAGAGGCGGCCGCCGGCACCTTTGGTCTCGGGAGCCGCGTCCGGCGCTGCGGCCGGTCCCCCGGCCGATCCGGCGCTCAGGGTCTCCTTGGCGGCCTTCACGGCCGTGCTCTCAGCTCGCGTGTTCGGCATCTCGCGTGATCCTTTCCATCAGGTCGCGCGCGGCGCGGTGCGGGGAGATCTTCCCCTCGAGAACCCGATCCGCTTCGCGGTCCAGCTCCGTCTCGAATCGCCCGCCCGAGAACCAGCGGCCCATCAATCCTTCCCGTACCGCGTTCCGCAGCCGTAGCCGCGTCTTCGCCCGGCGCACGTCGCCCCGGACCTCGGGCCGGCTCACGTGCTCGCGGTGCTGGAG
This window encodes:
- a CDS encoding CoA transferase subunit A; translated protein: MNKVVQNAAEALQKAGMRDGVTIVLGGFGLSGIPENLILALRETGVKDLTCVSNNAGVDDWGLGLLLQTRQIRKMISSYVGENQTFERQFLSGELEVELCPQGTLAERIRAGGAGIGGFFTPTGAGTLVAEGKESRVMNGREYILEMPIRGDFAFVKAWKGDRTGNLVYRMSARNFNPMAATAGNVTLAEVENLVDPGAIDPDHVITPGIFVNWIFQGTYGPKRIEKRTNRPAGGARA
- a CDS encoding cobalamin B12-binding domain-containing protein is translated as MAKIRVLVAKAGLDGHDRGAKVVASAMRDAGFEVIYTGLHQTPEMIVQAAVQEDVDAVALSILSGAHMTLFPRVLELMRAAGIGDVLLTGGGIISKEDMAALKSQGVGELFGPGTSTGAIVEYIRGAVEAKRGGKAVAGTKG
- a CDS encoding methylmalonyl-CoA mutase family protein, which gives rise to MPNTRAESTAVKAAKETLSAGSAGGPAAAPDAAPETKGAGGRLFETLSNIPVKTLYTEADLPADLDAKNANPGEFPYTRGLHPGMYRTRLWTMRQFAGYGSAEHTNERFHYLLGHGMTGLSTAFDMPTLMGYDPDHPMSLGEVGREGVAVSTLEDMEILFQGIPLDQVTTSMTINAPAVVLLAMYIAVAEKRGITPDKLGGTIQADMLKEFIAQKEWICPPRPSVKICVDMIEWCAKHMPKWNSISISGYHIREAGATGVQELAFTIADGIGYVEECVKRGMDVDDFAPRLSFFWDVHNDFFEEIAKFRAGRRIWAHLMKDRFGAKNPRSWQLRTHAQTAGVSLTAQQPLNNVARVAIQALAAVLGGTQSLHTNSMDETLALPTEEAATVALRTQQIIAYESGVVDTPDPLGGSYFVEALTDRVEKEAMAYIRRIDEMGGIITAVERGYPQKEIADSAYKFQQQVERGERVIVGVNRFQTEEEITIPVLQIDPEIERRQIERVRSVRAKRDAAKHAAAIGALRDACMSNQNLVPFVLDAVRANATLGEISDVFREAYGVYREPAVF